In the genome of Nocardiopsis composta, one region contains:
- a CDS encoding NAD(P)H-dependent oxidoreductase subunit E — MDLQHLEAPPTDAERAAVDALLGPAGSAWEGGDRTEGDLRRADGGHTARARRDLLLPALHAVNDRIGWVSEEALGYICRRLTVPPAEAYGVATFYSMLSLRERPRRQVHVCTDIACAARGAQRLRAEVAERLGEPGHAPGAPEGAPRADGPEQQDVTWAESPCLGLCERAPAALVLEAGERPRYAVAAPATAEEVCGPALPEPAGANGASANGHRPAPRTTFSPEPLPGPAAEPPPEASVPQVGDPGLILLRRIGAADPEDLDSYRAHGGYTALRRALLLGPSGVIREVTDAGLAGRGGAAFPTGRKWAATAQRPETPRYLVCNADESEPGTFKDRVIMEGDPFSLIEAMTVAGYAIGAQTGYLYIRGEYPRALSRLENAIAQARARGLLGPDVLGSGFSFDIEIRRGAGAYICGEETAIFNSIEGLRGEPRSKPPFPVEYGLFGRPTAVNNVETLVNVLPILQMGGPGYASIGVPGSTGPKLYCVSGTVARPGVYELPFGATLRELLELAGGCAPGREPRAVLLGGAAGGFVRGDELDFPLTVQGARDAGTTLGSGVVLVFDDTVDMAAVLVRIAAFFRDESCGQCVPCRVGTVRQEEALIRLSRGAGTGTELPLLREVGAAMRDASICGLGQTAWNAVESAIDRLGVFAGAAPASPTAPEEAP, encoded by the coding sequence GTGGATCTTCAGCACCTGGAAGCACCGCCGACCGACGCCGAGCGCGCCGCGGTCGACGCGCTCCTCGGACCGGCCGGATCCGCCTGGGAAGGCGGCGACCGCACCGAGGGCGACCTGCGCCGCGCCGACGGCGGGCACACCGCGCGCGCCCGGCGGGACCTCCTGCTCCCCGCGCTGCACGCGGTCAACGACCGGATCGGCTGGGTCAGCGAGGAGGCCCTGGGATACATCTGCCGGCGGCTCACCGTCCCACCGGCCGAGGCCTACGGCGTCGCGACGTTCTACTCGATGCTCTCCCTGCGCGAGCGGCCCCGCCGGCAGGTGCACGTCTGCACCGACATCGCCTGCGCCGCCCGCGGTGCGCAGCGGCTGCGCGCCGAGGTCGCCGAGCGCCTGGGCGAGCCCGGCCACGCCCCCGGGGCGCCGGAGGGGGCGCCCCGGGCCGACGGGCCGGAGCAGCAGGACGTGACCTGGGCGGAGAGCCCCTGCCTGGGGCTGTGCGAGCGGGCCCCGGCCGCGCTCGTACTGGAGGCCGGCGAGCGGCCGCGCTACGCCGTCGCCGCGCCCGCCACCGCCGAGGAGGTGTGCGGCCCGGCCCTGCCCGAGCCCGCCGGCGCGAACGGCGCCTCGGCCAACGGGCACCGCCCCGCGCCCCGCACCACCTTCTCCCCCGAGCCGCTGCCCGGCCCGGCCGCCGAGCCGCCCCCGGAGGCGTCGGTCCCCCAGGTCGGCGACCCCGGCCTGATCCTGCTCCGCCGGATCGGCGCCGCCGACCCCGAGGACCTGGACTCCTACCGCGCCCACGGCGGGTACACCGCGTTGCGCCGGGCGCTGCTGCTGGGCCCCTCCGGGGTGATCCGGGAGGTCACCGACGCCGGGCTGGCCGGGCGCGGCGGCGCCGCCTTCCCCACCGGCCGCAAGTGGGCGGCCACCGCTCAGCGCCCGGAGACCCCGCGCTACCTGGTCTGCAACGCCGACGAGAGCGAACCCGGCACCTTCAAGGACCGGGTGATCATGGAGGGCGACCCGTTCTCCCTGATCGAGGCGATGACCGTCGCCGGGTACGCCATCGGCGCGCAGACCGGCTACCTCTACATCCGCGGCGAGTACCCGCGGGCGCTGTCCCGGCTGGAGAACGCGATCGCCCAGGCCCGCGCCCGCGGCCTGCTCGGCCCGGACGTGCTGGGCTCGGGGTTCTCCTTCGACATCGAGATCCGCCGCGGCGCGGGCGCCTACATCTGCGGCGAGGAGACCGCGATCTTCAACTCGATCGAGGGGCTGCGCGGCGAGCCGCGCAGCAAGCCCCCGTTCCCGGTGGAGTACGGCCTGTTCGGCCGCCCCACCGCGGTGAACAACGTCGAGACGCTGGTGAACGTGCTGCCGATCCTGCAGATGGGCGGCCCCGGGTACGCGTCGATCGGGGTGCCCGGCTCCACCGGCCCCAAGCTGTACTGCGTGTCGGGGACCGTGGCCCGTCCCGGCGTCTACGAGCTGCCGTTCGGGGCGACCCTGCGCGAGCTGCTGGAGCTGGCCGGCGGCTGCGCGCCGGGCCGCGAACCGCGCGCGGTGCTGCTCGGCGGCGCGGCCGGCGGGTTCGTCCGCGGCGACGAGCTGGACTTCCCGCTGACCGTGCAGGGCGCCCGCGACGCCGGAACCACCCTCGGCTCCGGCGTGGTGCTGGTCTTCGACGACACCGTGGACATGGCGGCCGTGCTGGTCCGCATCGCGGCGTTCTTCCGCGACGAGTCCTGCGGGCAGTGCGTCCCGTGCCGGGTGGGCACCGTCCGCCAGGAGGAGGCGCTGATCCGGCTCTCCCGCGGCGCGGGCACCGGCACCGAGCTGCCGCTGCTGCGCGAGGTCGGCGCGGCCATGCGCGACGCGTCCATCTGCGGGCTCGGCCAGACCGCGTGGAACGCCGTGGAGTCGGCGATCGACCGGCTCGGCGTGTTCGCCGGGGCCGCCCCCGCTTCCCCCACCGCCCCCGAGGAGGCCCCGTGA
- a CDS encoding histidine kinase translates to MTTTPEARRTPPWLLIAAGSAVIAATYLYLVVWRPESLAAEAGSTGPAALLALVGYLAGSALIIAGAMARMPTSTVALLPIAIAINIVAGQLTNMLGIPLYLDAIGTILVGMLAGPAAGAATGALGNVIWGISISPASLPFSTTQVAIGLLAGLFARWGWTRRVVTGVIAGLVTGAVAAVVSGPIAAFVFGGANASAGRSAIVAVFQTLGLDTLGASIAQGLTVDPLDKAIAFLIALIILRTLPARFSQRFPFAREHSVFHPRRTSVLSRGDGARPAERAPAAAGTRAGDGAGRTGPEERAGGQDGAGEGR, encoded by the coding sequence ATGACGACGACACCCGAAGCGCGCCGCACACCGCCCTGGCTGCTGATCGCGGCGGGGTCCGCGGTGATCGCGGCGACCTACCTGTACCTGGTGGTCTGGCGGCCGGAGAGCCTCGCCGCGGAGGCCGGGAGCACCGGCCCGGCGGCGCTGCTGGCCCTGGTCGGCTACCTCGCCGGGTCCGCCCTCATCATCGCCGGTGCGATGGCGCGCATGCCCACCTCCACGGTCGCGCTGCTGCCCATCGCCATCGCGATCAACATCGTCGCCGGCCAGCTCACCAACATGCTGGGCATCCCGCTCTACCTGGACGCCATCGGGACCATCCTGGTGGGCATGCTGGCCGGGCCGGCGGCGGGCGCGGCCACCGGCGCGCTGGGTAACGTCATCTGGGGGATCAGCATCTCCCCGGCGAGCCTGCCGTTCTCCACCACGCAGGTGGCCATCGGCCTGCTCGCCGGGCTGTTCGCCCGCTGGGGCTGGACCCGCCGGGTGGTCACCGGGGTGATCGCCGGGCTGGTCACCGGCGCCGTCGCGGCGGTGGTCTCCGGGCCGATCGCGGCGTTCGTGTTCGGCGGGGCCAACGCCTCGGCCGGGCGCTCCGCCATCGTCGCGGTCTTCCAGACGCTGGGCCTGGACACGCTGGGCGCCTCCATCGCCCAGGGGCTCACCGTCGACCCGCTGGACAAGGCCATCGCCTTCCTCATCGCGCTGATCATCCTGCGCACCCTGCCGGCCCGGTTCTCGCAGCGCTTCCCGTTCGCCCGGGAGCACTCGGTGTTCCACCCGCGCAGGACCTCGGTGCTGTCCCGCGGTGACGGCGCCCGCCCGGCGGAGCGCGCGCCCGCGGCGGCCGGCACCCGGGCCGGGGACGGCGCCGGGCGGACCGGGCCGGAGGAGCGGGCCGGCGGGCAGGACGGCGCAGGGGAGGGCCGATGA
- a CDS encoding Uma2 family endonuclease has protein sequence MSVTAPELPDVFKAAPEEPLRSVADRMAEMLPPGYRVEILGGELVVSPTPSVIHMGDISLIRRQIDAQLPATLITGEVLSAGLSGDSGDLAIPDLAVLPVTAMDDYGTDWLVSPDTVEFVMEVVSPGNSKTDTVAKVDRYASWAIPIYLLVDPRDGTVVCRSAPRDGEYQAIRKFTFGDMVKLPSPLDNVRIDTAELRRYP, from the coding sequence ATGTCCGTCACCGCGCCGGAACTGCCCGACGTCTTCAAGGCCGCGCCCGAGGAACCCCTGCGGAGCGTGGCCGACCGGATGGCCGAGATGCTCCCCCCCGGCTACCGGGTGGAGATCCTCGGAGGAGAACTGGTCGTGTCCCCCACCCCGTCGGTCATCCACATGGGCGACATCAGCCTGATCCGTCGCCAGATCGATGCACAACTGCCTGCCACACTGATCACCGGGGAAGTGCTCTCGGCCGGGCTGAGCGGTGACAGTGGGGATCTGGCGATCCCCGACCTGGCCGTCCTCCCGGTGACGGCGATGGACGATTACGGGACGGATTGGCTGGTCTCCCCCGACACGGTCGAGTTCGTCATGGAGGTCGTCTCCCCTGGAAACAGCAAGACCGACACGGTCGCCAAGGTCGACCGGTACGCCTCCTGGGCCATCCCGATCTACCTGCTGGTCGACCCGCGCGACGGCACGGTCGTCTGCCGCTCCGCCCCTCGGGACGGGGAGTACCAGGCGATTCGCAAGTTCACCTTCGGCGACATGGTGAAACTCCCCTCCCCTCTGGACAACGTCCGCATCGACACCGCTGAGCTCCGCCGCTACCCCTGA
- a CDS encoding molybdopterin oxidoreductase family protein, which yields MRSDRRTTAYERLTTPLVREGGELRPATWEEALDRAAAGFREAVDRHGPDSFAMLSCARSTNEMNFIAQKFTRVVIGTNNVDSCNRTCHAPSVAGLSAAFGSGGGTSSYREVEETDLIIVWGGNPRAAHPIFFQHVLKGVHRGARLFVVDPRRTETAQWADRWLGLNVGTDIPLAHAVGREIIHAGLVNETFVRRATTGFEEYRKLVEPWTPTAAEQVTGVPAEAVRELAHTYALAERAQLSWTLGITEHHNATDNVRALINLALLTGHVGRYGSGLQPLRGQNNVQGGGDMGAIPDRLAGFQDILDADLRRTFEEAWGVPIKPYKGRNLTQMFEGMEEGAVKALYVIGENPVQSEPETETTLRRLRELDHMVVQDIFLTRTAEQADVVLPASAAWCESDGTFTNSERRVQLVRKAVDPPAGARDDIEIMCELAARLGHSWRRPSAEEVWDELRSLSPIHRGMTYKRLEEHQGIQWPCFSEDTLEPGYLHGRLWAEDPAERGEPAPFGLVGHSPPVDLLDEDFPFRLTTGRRLDDYNTGVQTRGFSSPLRRGELLDISPEDAAALDIADGETVRVSSRRGSVLVPASISPELRPGLVFMTFHFPDQVDTQLLTIDATDPVAGTAEYKAAAVRVEKVRPEAAPAEDASDSIPGQAAVEDTARDAVEDSAGDDSARAPAGTAVKTPAGTAPQTAAG from the coding sequence ATGCGATCGGACCGGCGGACCACCGCCTACGAACGACTCACCACGCCCCTCGTCCGCGAAGGCGGCGAACTGCGCCCGGCGACCTGGGAGGAGGCGCTCGACCGCGCGGCGGCGGGGTTCCGCGAGGCCGTCGACCGGCACGGCCCGGACTCCTTCGCCATGCTCTCCTGCGCGCGCTCCACCAACGAGATGAACTTCATCGCCCAGAAGTTCACCCGCGTGGTCATCGGCACCAACAACGTCGACTCCTGCAACCGGACCTGCCATGCCCCCAGCGTCGCCGGGCTGTCCGCGGCGTTCGGCTCGGGCGGCGGCACCTCCTCCTACCGCGAGGTGGAGGAGACCGACCTGATCATCGTGTGGGGCGGCAATCCGCGCGCGGCCCACCCGATCTTCTTCCAGCACGTGCTCAAGGGGGTGCACCGGGGCGCCCGGCTGTTCGTGGTCGACCCCCGGCGCACCGAGACCGCGCAGTGGGCCGACCGCTGGCTCGGCCTCAACGTCGGCACCGACATCCCGCTGGCGCACGCGGTCGGCCGCGAGATCATCCACGCCGGCCTGGTCAACGAGACGTTCGTGCGCCGGGCCACCACCGGCTTCGAGGAGTACCGGAAGCTGGTGGAGCCGTGGACGCCGACCGCGGCCGAGCAGGTGACCGGGGTGCCCGCCGAGGCCGTTCGCGAGCTGGCGCACACCTACGCCCTGGCCGAGCGGGCCCAGCTGTCCTGGACGCTGGGCATCACCGAGCACCACAACGCCACCGACAACGTCCGGGCGCTGATCAACCTGGCGCTGCTCACCGGGCACGTCGGCCGGTACGGCTCGGGGCTGCAGCCGCTGCGCGGACAGAACAACGTGCAGGGCGGCGGCGACATGGGCGCCATCCCGGACCGGCTGGCCGGGTTCCAGGACATCCTCGACGCCGACCTGCGCCGGACCTTCGAGGAGGCCTGGGGCGTGCCGATCAAGCCCTACAAGGGCCGCAACCTCACCCAGATGTTCGAGGGCATGGAGGAGGGCGCGGTCAAGGCGCTCTACGTGATCGGCGAGAACCCGGTCCAGTCCGAGCCGGAGACCGAGACGACGCTGCGCCGGCTGCGCGAACTGGACCACATGGTCGTCCAGGACATCTTCCTGACCCGCACCGCCGAGCAGGCCGACGTGGTGCTGCCGGCCAGCGCCGCCTGGTGCGAGTCGGACGGCACCTTCACCAACAGCGAGCGCCGCGTGCAGCTGGTCCGCAAGGCCGTGGACCCGCCGGCGGGCGCCCGGGACGACATCGAGATCATGTGCGAGCTGGCCGCGCGCCTCGGCCACTCCTGGCGGCGGCCCAGCGCCGAGGAGGTCTGGGACGAGCTGCGCTCGCTCTCCCCGATCCACCGCGGGATGACCTACAAGCGGCTGGAGGAGCACCAGGGCATCCAGTGGCCCTGCTTCTCCGAGGACACCCTGGAGCCGGGCTACCTGCACGGCAGGCTCTGGGCCGAGGACCCGGCCGAGCGCGGCGAACCCGCGCCGTTCGGCCTGGTCGGCCACTCCCCGCCGGTGGACCTGCTGGACGAGGACTTCCCGTTCCGCCTGACCACCGGGCGCCGCCTGGACGACTACAACACCGGCGTGCAGACCAGGGGGTTCTCCTCGCCGCTGCGCCGCGGGGAGCTGCTGGACATCTCCCCGGAGGACGCCGCCGCGCTGGACATCGCCGACGGCGAGACGGTGCGGGTCTCCTCCCGGCGGGGCTCGGTGCTGGTGCCCGCCTCCATCTCCCCCGAGCTCCGGCCCGGCCTGGTCTTCATGACCTTCCACTTCCCCGACCAGGTCGACACCCAGCTGCTCACCATCGACGCCACCGACCCGGTGGCCGGCACCGCCGAGTACAAGGCCGCCGCGGTGCGCGTGGAGAAGGTCCGCCCCGAGGCCGCCCCGGCCGAGGACGCCTCCGACTCCATCCCCGGACAGGCCGCCGTAGAGGACACCGCACGGGATGCCGTAGAGGACAGCGCAGGGGACGACAGCGCACGGGCCCCGGCGGGGACGGCCGTGAAGACACCCGCAGGAACCGCCCCCCAGACGGCGGCCGGCTGA
- a CDS encoding 2-dehydropantoate 2-reductase: MRIAVLGAGAIGAYAGAALHRGGAEVHLIARGPHLEALRSGGVRVLSPRGDFTAHPPATDDPAEVGPVDYVLLGLKAQHYADCGPLLAPLLGPDTAVVAAQNGIPWWYFHGFDGPLAGRRVEAADPGGAVSAAVPPERAIGCVVYAATEIERPGVIRHMEGTRFSIGEPDRTVSQRCLDFSAAMTAGGLKCPVEPDIREDVWVKLMGNVVFNPLSALTRSTMAQICAAGGTAATARAMMRETLDVAARLGVHPSVSIDRRMAGAARAGDHRTSTLHDVERGRPMELDVILSAVVELADATGAEVPTLRTVDALARLLNDRLQEGSVAPTAPVRAAAPAGCPGRTLAPRHNG; encoded by the coding sequence ATGAGAATCGCCGTCCTCGGAGCCGGCGCCATCGGCGCCTACGCCGGCGCGGCCCTGCACCGCGGGGGCGCCGAGGTGCACCTCATCGCCCGCGGACCGCACCTGGAGGCGCTGCGCAGCGGCGGCGTCCGGGTGCTCAGCCCGCGCGGCGACTTCACCGCGCACCCGCCGGCCACCGACGACCCCGCCGAGGTGGGACCGGTCGACTACGTGCTGCTCGGCCTCAAGGCCCAGCACTACGCGGACTGCGGCCCGCTGCTCGCCCCGCTGCTCGGCCCGGACACCGCGGTGGTCGCCGCGCAGAACGGCATCCCCTGGTGGTACTTCCACGGCTTCGACGGGCCGCTGGCCGGCCGCCGGGTGGAGGCCGCCGACCCCGGCGGCGCGGTCAGCGCCGCCGTCCCGCCCGAGCGCGCCATCGGCTGCGTGGTCTACGCCGCCACCGAGATCGAGCGCCCCGGCGTGATCCGGCACATGGAGGGGACGCGGTTCTCCATCGGCGAGCCGGACCGCACGGTCTCCCAGCGCTGCCTCGACTTCTCTGCGGCGATGACCGCCGGCGGGCTCAAATGCCCGGTGGAGCCGGACATCCGCGAGGACGTCTGGGTGAAGCTGATGGGCAACGTCGTCTTCAACCCGCTCAGCGCATTGACCCGGTCGACCATGGCGCAGATCTGCGCGGCCGGGGGCACCGCGGCCACGGCGCGGGCGATGATGCGGGAGACCCTGGACGTCGCCGCGCGGCTGGGCGTGCACCCCTCGGTCTCCATCGACCGGCGGATGGCCGGCGCCGCGCGCGCCGGCGACCACCGCACCTCCACCCTGCACGACGTGGAGCGCGGCCGCCCGATGGAGCTGGACGTGATCCTGTCCGCCGTGGTCGAGCTGGCCGACGCGACCGGCGCCGAGGTGCCGACCCTGCGCACCGTCGACGCGCTCGCCCGGCTGCTCAACGACCGGCTGCAGGAGGGGTCGGTGGCGCCGACCGCCCCGGTCCGGGCCGCCGCGCCGGCCGGCTGCCCCGGGCGCACCCTTGCCCCGCGGCACAACGGATGA
- a CDS encoding energy-coupling factor transporter transmembrane component T family protein translates to MSTGLSVYRGGDSFVHRLNPVTKLAFVAAVVIAAFGVDSLWWPALLFAALVLPGALWAGVGRRFVLLVFGLIAPFLVILFLLQGLTYPDPGTVLLELGPLAVKTEGLLFAGTTALRLLVMVGAFVLLLLTTDPGTLMSAMQQAGLPPKIAYVVAATMQIVPSFQARANAILQAQQARGMDTSAGGALARGRRLIPLMGPLLLGALTDVENRSIAMESRAFGAAVRPTALTVVPDSAAQRAARWAMILAAVAAVALNTLGVL, encoded by the coding sequence ATGAGCACCGGGCTCAGCGTCTACCGGGGCGGGGACAGCTTCGTCCACCGGCTCAACCCGGTCACCAAGCTCGCCTTCGTCGCCGCGGTCGTCATCGCCGCCTTCGGGGTGGACAGCCTGTGGTGGCCGGCGCTGCTCTTCGCCGCGCTGGTGCTGCCCGGCGCGCTGTGGGCCGGAGTGGGCCGCCGCTTCGTCCTGCTGGTCTTCGGCCTGATCGCGCCGTTCCTGGTCATCCTCTTCCTGCTGCAAGGGCTCACCTACCCCGACCCCGGGACGGTCCTGCTGGAGCTGGGGCCGCTCGCGGTCAAGACCGAGGGGCTGCTGTTCGCCGGTACCACCGCGCTGCGGCTGCTGGTCATGGTCGGCGCGTTCGTGCTGCTGCTGCTCACCACCGACCCGGGCACGCTGATGTCGGCGATGCAGCAGGCCGGGCTGCCGCCCAAGATCGCCTACGTCGTCGCGGCCACCATGCAGATCGTGCCGTCCTTCCAGGCCCGGGCCAACGCCATCCTCCAGGCGCAGCAGGCCCGCGGGATGGACACCTCCGCCGGGGGTGCGCTGGCCCGCGGCCGGCGGCTGATCCCGCTGATGGGGCCGCTGCTCCTCGGTGCGCTCACCGACGTGGAGAACCGGTCGATCGCGATGGAGTCCCGCGCGTTCGGCGCCGCGGTCCGGCCCACCGCGCTCACCGTCGTCCCCGACTCCGCCGCCCAGCGCGCCGCCCGCTGGGCGATGATCCTTGCCGCGGTCGCCGCGGTCGCGCTCAACACGCTGGGAGTGCTGTGA
- the fdhD gene encoding formate dehydrogenase accessory sulfurtransferase FdhD: MGRVTTREKVLRIREGSAGDRADTLVVEEPMEIRFGGAPLTVTMRTPGHDFDLAAGFLAGEGVVAAARDITAIRYCLGATEDGSNTYNVVDVAAAPHVPPPAASLERNFYTTSSCGLCGKASIDAVHTAIRWEVGDDPLRLTPEALSAMPERLRAAQRVFDRTGGLHAAGLFDADGKLLCLREDVGRHNAVDKLVGWALREDRLPLRRTTLMVSGRASFELVQKALMAGIPALAAVSAPSSLAVELARTHGLTLVGFLRGTSMNVYAGRHRISLEAASPTPMAAQG; the protein is encoded by the coding sequence ATGGGACGCGTGACCACCCGCGAGAAGGTGCTGCGGATCAGGGAGGGGTCCGCCGGCGACCGCGCCGACACCCTCGTCGTCGAGGAGCCGATGGAGATCCGGTTCGGCGGGGCGCCGCTCACCGTCACCATGCGCACCCCCGGCCACGACTTCGACCTGGCCGCGGGGTTCCTGGCCGGCGAGGGGGTGGTGGCGGCCGCGCGCGACATCACCGCGATCCGCTACTGCCTGGGCGCCACCGAGGACGGCTCCAACACCTACAACGTGGTGGACGTGGCGGCCGCGCCGCACGTGCCGCCGCCCGCGGCGTCGCTGGAGCGCAACTTCTACACCACCTCCTCCTGCGGGCTGTGCGGCAAGGCGAGCATCGACGCGGTGCACACCGCGATCCGCTGGGAGGTCGGCGACGACCCGCTGCGGCTCACCCCGGAGGCGCTGTCGGCCATGCCGGAGCGGCTGCGCGCGGCCCAGCGGGTGTTCGACCGCACCGGCGGGCTGCACGCCGCCGGCCTGTTCGACGCCGACGGCAAGCTGCTGTGCCTGCGCGAGGACGTGGGCCGGCACAACGCGGTGGACAAGCTGGTCGGCTGGGCGCTGCGCGAGGACCGGCTGCCGCTGCGCCGCACCACCCTGATGGTCTCCGGGCGCGCCTCCTTCGAGCTCGTGCAGAAGGCGCTGATGGCCGGGATCCCGGCCCTGGCCGCGGTCTCGGCGCCCTCCTCCCTCGCCGTCGAGCTGGCCCGCACCCACGGTCTGACCCTGGTCGGGTTCCTCCGCGGCACATCCATGAACGTCTACGCCGGCCGACACCGGATCTCCCTGGAGGCGGCGTCTCCGACGCCGATGGCGGCCCAGGGGTGA
- a CDS encoding 2Fe-2S iron-sulfur cluster-binding protein, translating into MTTARSRVAPVPLGLPRRLVDITLDGEQVRVPEDSTILDACGSVGTEVPTLCYGDTLTPRNACRVCVVEVAGARTLAPACSRKVEEGMEVLTDSPRVRHSRKLVLELLGSSVDLSTTPGVTEWNERYGAEPDRFGPRAEPAPLGERDARHAGEHDPGDGSAAATVEQPAKDDNDLYVRDYAKCIMCYKCVDACGEQWQNTFAIGVAGRGFDARISTEHDVALPDSACVYCGNCIEVCPTGALSFTTEFDMRAEGTWDESKQTQTTTVCTYCGVGCNVTLHVQENEIVKVTSPHDNPVTHGNLCIKGRFGFQHVQRDGERADRRGRSGGRPGRME; encoded by the coding sequence GTGACCACCGCCCGAAGCCGCGTCGCCCCGGTCCCGCTGGGCCTGCCCCGGCGGCTGGTCGACATCACCCTGGACGGCGAGCAGGTGCGCGTCCCGGAGGACTCCACCATCCTGGACGCCTGCGGCTCGGTCGGCACCGAGGTGCCCACCCTGTGCTACGGCGACACGCTCACCCCGCGCAACGCCTGCCGGGTGTGCGTGGTGGAGGTGGCGGGCGCCCGCACCCTGGCGCCGGCCTGCTCGCGCAAGGTCGAGGAGGGGATGGAGGTGCTCACCGACTCCCCGCGCGTCCGGCACAGCCGCAAGCTCGTGCTGGAGCTGCTCGGCTCCTCGGTCGACCTGTCCACCACCCCGGGCGTGACCGAGTGGAACGAGCGGTACGGCGCCGAACCGGACCGGTTCGGCCCGCGCGCCGAGCCCGCGCCGCTGGGCGAGCGGGACGCCCGGCACGCCGGCGAGCACGACCCGGGCGACGGATCGGCCGCCGCCACCGTGGAGCAGCCCGCCAAGGACGACAACGACCTCTACGTGCGCGACTACGCCAAGTGCATCATGTGCTACAAGTGCGTGGACGCCTGCGGCGAGCAGTGGCAGAACACCTTCGCGATCGGTGTGGCCGGGCGCGGTTTCGACGCCCGCATCTCCACCGAGCACGACGTCGCACTGCCCGACTCGGCCTGCGTGTACTGCGGGAACTGCATCGAGGTCTGCCCGACCGGCGCGCTCTCCTTCACCACCGAGTTCGACATGCGCGCCGAGGGCACCTGGGACGAGTCGAAGCAGACGCAGACGACCACCGTGTGCACCTACTGCGGGGTGGGGTGCAACGTGACGCTGCACGTCCAGGAGAACGAGATCGTCAAGGTGACCTCCCCGCACGACAACCCGGTCACCCACGGCAACCTGTGCATCAAGGGCCGCTTCGGCTTCCAGCACGTGCAGCGGGACGGCGAGCGGGCCGACCGCAGGGGGCGCAGCGGCGGGAGACCCGGGAGAATGGAATGA
- a CDS encoding GntR family transcriptional regulator, which produces MSPQSTDHRPAGRLRRPVPLREAVYESLLDLITTRALPPGRHLVETELAEYLGVSRQPVREALQRLSNEAWVELRPGYGAFVHTPSESEADQLLAVRALLETESARLAAQHAGPEDVARLRALCRDGAQAAARDGVDGAVTANADFHRALTEASGNGVLAELAERVDRRVRWYYAPIARRRGAASWDEHARIIDAIEAGDDALAARLMGEHTERTRRAYRDHGEDPADREEGEPSRAV; this is translated from the coding sequence ATGTCCCCCCAGTCGACCGACCACCGCCCGGCCGGGCGGCTGCGCCGGCCGGTGCCGCTGCGCGAAGCGGTCTACGAGTCCCTGCTCGACCTGATCACCACCCGGGCCCTGCCGCCCGGCCGGCACCTGGTGGAGACCGAGCTCGCCGAGTACCTCGGCGTCTCGCGCCAGCCGGTGCGCGAGGCCCTGCAGCGCCTCAGCAACGAGGCCTGGGTCGAGCTCCGGCCCGGATACGGGGCGTTCGTGCACACCCCTAGCGAGAGCGAGGCCGACCAGCTGCTGGCCGTCCGCGCCCTGCTGGAGACCGAGTCGGCCCGGCTCGCCGCGCAGCACGCCGGCCCCGAGGACGTCGCCCGGCTGCGCGCGCTGTGCAGGGACGGTGCCCAGGCCGCGGCGCGCGACGGCGTCGACGGCGCGGTCACCGCCAACGCCGACTTCCACCGCGCGCTCACCGAGGCCTCCGGAAACGGCGTCCTCGCCGAACTCGCCGAGCGCGTCGACCGCAGGGTCCGCTGGTACTACGCGCCCATCGCCCGCCGCCGCGGCGCGGCCTCCTGGGACGAGCACGCCCGCATCATCGACGCCATCGAGGCGGGCGACGACGCCCTGGCCGCCCGGTTGATGGGCGAGCACACCGAGCGCACCCGGCGCGCCTACCGCGACCACGGGGAGGACCCCGCCGACCGGGAGGAGGGAGAGCCGTCCCGGGCGGTGTGA